DNA from Coriobacteriaceae bacterium:
ACAAACGTCTCGTAATGACGGCGCATGCGCTCGTTATAGGCGGCGGTGCCCATGGCCTCCTGCAGCTCGGCCGCGTTGGATGCACCGGTCGCCGCGTATAGCGACGGGGTCACCCAAGGCTCGGGAATAAACCAGCCAGAGAGATTAACGCCGAGTATCCTCTCCATCACTGCCCCCTTCGGATCGTGCAGGCCGAGCCTGCATCGTATTGCATAGGAAAAGTATCGTTTTGAGTATACCCGCGCGTGCGGACAGACGACCGAACGGTCTGTAAAGTGGCGCAAAAGCGGGAGGAATATCTGGGCGGGCCCGAGATGGCGCGCCGAGATGTACATATGCGCCGGAAGTAGGCGGCCGAAAAGCGCATCCCGTTCTGAGCGCGGGATCTGGGACGCAGTTTCCGCCAAAGACCGCAAAAGGAAAGCACATCCCATTCTGACGCCGGATTCCGGGTCGCGCTTTCCCAAGCGGCCTCAAAGCGGAAAACGCATCCCACTCTGAAGCCAAATTCCGGGACGCAATTTCCGCAGAGCCCTCAATAAAAGAAAAGGACCCCTTTGCAGAGGTCCTAGTCAATTCAAGGTGGCGGGGAAGGGAATCGAACCCCTGACACGAGGATTTTCAGTCCTCTGCTCTACCAACTGAGCTACCCAGCCATTTGAGGTGTGCCTTGTTTCAAGGCTTGATTAGTATAACCAAGGACGCGTTCCGGTCAACCGAGAATTTTAAAAAAGTTTTTGGGCACAGCCTCGGTTCTATAAATCGGCACGTCAGAGGCATCAGCCGGCAGCAAGAAGTTTTTCACTCAGAGCCGCACGGGCAAACTCACTTGGCGTCATCCCCTCGGCAGCCGCCCGTCGACGAATGGCCTCCTTCATTCCCAGAGGAATCTTGACCGACAGCGTTGCCGTCCCCTCACCTGAGAGCGGGGGCCGTCCATGCACGATCCCACCAACGGTGTGTTCGCCATCCGGAAACTCTCCGCGCTCGTACGACTCGCACCACGCGTCAATCATTTCATCCGTTACAACCTGACCATTAGCGGCCGTATACGTCTTGCCCATCATCGACCCCTTTGCCGAGCCTGTTCAATCTCCTGCCAAAATTTCTTCTGGACTGGAGACAAGGCATGAATGATAAGCAGCCCACGGACAAGCTCGACCGCGACAAGCTCCACGCTTCGTCCGTCTGAGAGCCATCCAATTGCAAGCCATCTCGGCGGCTCGTCCTTCGGCTCGCGACGAATGCACTCAGTAACCGCAAGCCAAGCGCTAAGCACCTGCTTTTCCGTCAGGTGCTTTTTAGCGTTGGGATGGATCTCAACATCCATGCATCTTCTCCTCCATCTTACCCAATTTCGTATGACGAAAGTCCACTGTCGCCAATTCTTAAGCCGGCACGCGTTGGAGAGCAGGAGTCGAAACAATGATTGAAGGACGCTCTAGTACGGCCCAGGCGCCGAGGCAGGAGCACATGCGCCAAGGACGAACGTTTTCGTAGCGCGCGAGGATATTGCCGTCGCGATCGATGAAGGCGATGTCGATGGGATAGGCCATAAAACACGTATGGACCGAAGAGCAGCGTGGAAACGCCATGACGAGCGACAGGCCGTTGGCGGCAACCGGACGCCGTCCCAGCATGCCGCGCAGGCGCACGACAAACGACTCCGCCACCACAAACTCGGCCGGCGTCCAACCCAGCCTATTGAGTGCCCGCGCGTAGGCGATGTAGGACGAGACCGCGGTCACATGACCACCCCCGGATGCCATGGATCGACCGTCACCGCGCGCTCGTGCGACAACGTTGTCGGCGCCCCCAGCGGAACGCCAGCGATGCTGAGAGAAGTCGGCCACGGCTCATAGTGCATGGTGCAGGTGTAGGTCCTAAACGTACCGGATAGGGAGAGCAGGCCACCATCTGATGCCTTCGCGCCTTGCTCGCTCGACACTTCGATCTGCAAGTCATAGCCTTCCATGGCATTCAGAATTTGAGTCTGGACCGTCGCCGAGGCATCGGCAGAGCTTTCGTCGCCCTCCCCCTCCGACGCCACGGCATGCGCTAGCACGATGTCGGGCACCACGCGGTCGAAGCGCGCGACAGCGCCGGCAAAGATCATGACGTTGTACACGATGAGTGCCAGCACCAGCAAAACGGGCGTAACCACTGCCATCTCCACCGTCGCTTGGGCGCGCTCCTCGCGCAGACGCATGCGGATACTCATTACGACCCACCGCCCAGAGCGCCAACCAGCGTGGCGACATCGACGGTGAGCGGGATGGAACCGCCGCCGGGCAGAGGAATCTCCGCAAGTGTGAACACCGTACCGCTAATGGTGCGTTCGACTTGATATTCCAACGCCTCGCAAAGCGCCTTGGGATCGGTCACGCCCAACGGAATACTTCGCAGTTTGTCTTGCGCTTGAGAGAGACCCGCAATGTCAGACCCCGGACTCTTAATGACGTTGGCAGAATCGGTCAGCACCGGCTTTCGCAGGCGCAAGTCGCACGGTTCCAAACCCAGCGCCGCCACGGACGCCGAAACGGTATCGCCGAGCCACGATGCGATGGAGCCCAACGCGCCGCTGCCCCCTCCTAGGCCTTTAATCATCTCGTCCATAAGTTCGTCGGCCGAACCTTGAATATCACCGTATCCTACGAGCAGCCGTCCCCAAACATCCATGACGCCGTCGAGCACGCCGGCAACGCCGCCCGAGCGTTCCTTCAATGTCGAGAAAAATCGCGAAAGCACGTTGTTTTGCGCCGTCGCGTCATCGGGCGCCAGCACCGCGGCAGAGATAGCACCGCGATCGCCAAGCCTAACTGCCGTGTTAAACGAGGAGTTAAGTTGATCGGGGCTGGTAATATCACCCGAAACTGCAAATGCGACCACGCCGTTGCGTCCAGGTGGGGCGATACGCGGGCGCTCGCCGGAAAGCGCTTTAATGGCCTGGTCAAACGCATTGCCTGCACGGTCGGCCTCGTCCTCGGTCTGACGCTCGAGCTCGAACTCCTTGTTGCGGCATTCGACGTAGTCTTCCAGGGCCTCTTTGAACTTATCGAAGTGGTACTCGAAGCCCCTTTCGACAGAAGTCGTTGCAATCGCAACGTACCCTAAAGACGACACACCGAAATGGCATTCGCTACACGTTTCGTGACCGTCAAAATCTGCGACGGATGCCAGCCCACCCGGCTTTCCTTTTTTGTAATTTGGACAGTCAGTCCCATAATGCAAATAGGTAACTTTATCTACTTCACTCGTGGGCCAACACGCATCGGTATAGAGTTCAGTCGCCCGCGCCTCATCTGGATTTCGCGGAAGGAAAGGGGTGTGGGCGGAAACTTTGCCGTCCTTTTCAGTTATATATGCCCGCTCGACTTCTTCGCTCGCATAAGCGAAGAACACCTTTCGTGCAGCAGAATCTGCCTGTTTTTCCGGACCCTCGCCAAGCGGTTTCTCATTTGCCAGGCGCTGGCGATAGTAGGCCTTCGCGCGATCGAGCGCCACTTGCGGTTCCCACGTAACGCTCGAAGCGTAATGTGGATTTTGAGCACCAGAGAGATCCGTTAGGCTTTTCGCACGCTCCCACATACACGAGTACTTGCCAATCGAACTCTCGTCCGACCCGCCACAATCCGCCAGCCAAGCGCGCTCTTTAGCCTTCGCCGTGTCCTCAGAAGCCTTCCGCAGCTCCTCGGCCGCACGCTCTAAATCATCTGATGTGTCTTTAATGGTATCGGTCGAGATCTCTGACCCTTTGAGCGCAGCGAAGTCCGACTCGGATGTCCTGGGCACGGCAAGCGCCGTACCGGTATAGGTCACGCTATCGGTATCCTGCGCCGACACCGCCTGCGTGGCACGCGCGGCGATCAGATACGGCAGAGCCGTCTCGATTTTCTGTAAGCCTTCCGATGCGCTTTTGGCAAACTTGTTGCGCGTTTTAATGATCTCAATCCCGGTGTCGACCATATTGCCGGCAACTGGTTCGGCACCCGGGATGAGGATGGCGACCAGGCCCGTCCCGATTGTGGCAAACCCCGCCAGCCCCAGACTCAAGATGCTCGCATCAACCACCGTGGCAGCCGTGTGATAGGACGACACTACGTTGGCACCCGCCAGCGCGCCGCTATCGGCCGCCACCTGGGTATCCCCGGCACGCGACATGCTCCATATCGCCGCGGTCGACGAAAACAACAACGTGAGCACCACTAGGATGACCACGGCAGAAGAAAGCGTGGTGTAGGCACCGTCTTCGATAAACAGGTCGACACCGGCACGGCCCATAAAGCCGCCTCGCTTGCGATGGCAGCTCGGACGGCGCGTCAAAACGCATCTAGACCAGAAACGCTTAATCCCATGCAGCAATCCACGAATCATAATCTCCCTCCAGCCATTCGGGACGCGATTGATACGAGACATCGACCTTGAGCTCAACGTAGCCGCCCTCGGCGGTACCACCCATAGCCCGCGCAAACGCACCGATCACAGGCAACGGCTTGACCTTGCCGGAAACGGACACGGCCGAGACGCCACCCGCACCGGCCCGGCCAAGCTCGATATCCCACGACAACGGCCCGCCGGCATGAAAGATCGAAACGTTGGGCACTGCGGCAAGCCGGCGGCGGGTGAACTCCTTAAGATCGTCGTCCTCCGCCGTCGTCGTGGTCATGAGCCGCGCGGTCTCGGCGGCGGCAGACTCCATGACCGCGCGCGTATAAAGCAGGCACACCGGTTGCAGTGCGAGAAGGATGAGCGTCAGAAACGTCGGCAGCAAAAAAGCGGCCTCGACCGTAGACTGCGCCCGGTCCTCACGCGCGATATCAATACAACGCGATGTCCTTAGCACCCGCAGCGGCGTCGATAACCGACGTCGAGGCAACGCCATGGGATGCCGCCCGCTCAACCAGCGCCGCCAAGCGCCCATCGGTGCCAGCACGCCAAAGCCCCGCGATCGCCAGCACGATCGATAACAGCGCCACCGTGACGATGGCGTATTCCACAGTCGCTTGGGCAACCTCTTCACGCAGAACG
Protein-coding regions in this window:
- a CDS encoding ribbon-helix-helix domain-containing protein translates to MGKTYTAANGQVVTDEMIDAWCESYERGEFPDGEHTVGGIVHGRPPLSGEGTATLSVKIPLGMKEAIRRRAAAEGMTPSEFARAALSEKLLAAG
- a CDS encoding DUF192 domain-containing protein produces the protein MASGGGHVTAVSSYIAYARALNRLGWTPAEFVVAESFVVRLRGMLGRRPVAANGLSLVMAFPRCSSVHTCFMAYPIDIAFIDRDGNILARYENVRPWRMCSCLGAWAVLERPSIIVSTPALQRVPA
- a CDS encoding pilus assembly protein, producing MLRTSRCIDIAREDRAQSTVEAAFLLPTFLTLILLALQPVCLLYTRAVMESAAAETARLMTTTTAEDDDLKEFTRRRLAAVPNVSIFHAGGPLSWDIELGRAGAGGVSAVSVSGKVKPLPVIGAFARAMGGTAEGGYVELKVDVSYQSRPEWLEGDYDSWIAAWD